The sequence CTTGATGGCGACGCAGTAAGTCATGGTCTGATGAGGAAGGTTGAGTACAGGGCGTGCCGCGGTTCAGGCGGCGCTGGCCAGTTTTTTTAGTTGGTAAAGCGCTTCAAGCGCTTCTCGGGGGCTCAGGATATCAGGGTCTATGCTCGCCAGCGCCTTGTCAATAGCGGTTTGCCCGGATGCCGGCGCTTCGGGCGGCGCGGCGAACAGGTCCACCTGGGCGCTGGCCTGGCTTTGCTGGGCCTCCAGCGCGGCCAGCGCATGGCGCGCATGGTTGACGACGGCGGCGGGAACGCCGGCCAGCTTGGCGACCGCGATGCCGTAGCTCTTGCTGGCCGGGCCGGGCTCGATGTGGTGCAAAAACACAATGTCGCTGCCCGACTCGACCGCGCTGACATGCACATTCATGGCGCCGTGGTGCTGGGCCGCGAACTCGGTCAGCTCGAAGTAATGCGTGGCGAACAGCGTGAAGGCCTGCGCCTTGTTGTGCAGATAAGCGGCAATGCCGCCGGCCAGCGCCAGCCCGTCGAAGGTCGAGGTGCCGCGCCCGATCTCGTCCATCAGCACCAGCGAATAAGGAGTGGCGGCATGCAAAATCTGCGCGGCCTCCAGCATCTCCAGCATGAAGGTCGATTGCGCGTTGGCCACGTCGTCGGCCGCGCCGATGCGGGTGTGGATGGCGTCTATCGGCCCGAGCCGGCAGGCGCTGGCGGGAACGTAGGAGCCCACGCTGGCCAGCAGCACGATCAGCGCGACCTGCCGCATGTAGGTCGATTTGCCGCCCATGTTGGGGCCGGTGATCATCTGCATGCGGCTTTTGCCAGTCAGGCTGCAGTCGTTGGCGATGAAGGCGCCGCCGCCCGTCTCTGCCAGCCGCGCCTCCACCACCGGATGCCGGCCCTGGCCGATGGCGATGCACGGCTCCTTCACAAATACTGGCGCGCACCAGTTCAGCGTCAGCGAGCGCTCGGCCAGCGCGCACAGCGCATCGAGCGCGGCAATGGCGCGCGCCAGCCGGCTCAGGGCGGGGACGAACTCCTGCAGTTGGTCGAGCAACTGCTCGTACAGCCACTTCTCGCGCGCCAGCGCGCGTTCCTGCGCCGACAGCGCCTTGTCCTCGAAGGTTTTCAGTTCGGGCGTGATGTAGCGCTCGGCATTCTTCAGCGTCTGGCGGCGGCGGTAGTCGGCCGGCACCTTGTCCAGCTGGCCCTGCGTGACCTCGATGTAAAAGCCGTGCACCTTGTTGAACTGCACGCGCAGGTTGGCAATGCCGGTGCGGGCTTTCTCGCGGATTTCCAGGTCGAGCAGAAAGCCGTCGCAGTTGGTCTGGATGGCGCGCAGCTCGTCGAGTTCGGCATCAAGGCCGTGGTTGATGACGCCGCCGTCGCGGATCAGCGCGGCCGGCTCGTCCAGGATGCACTGGCCCAGCAGTTCGGCGCAGCCAAGGGGCGGCTGCAAATCCTCGAAAATAGTGGTCAAAAGAGGTATTTGCGCACTATCCACGGGCGTGAGCAGCTCTGCTTTTTGTAGCGTCAGCTGCAGCGCCACGAGTTCGCGCGGGCGCACCTGGCGCAGCGCGATGCGGGCGGTGATGCGCTCGACGTCGCTGCAGCCCTTGAGTTGGGTGCGCAAGGTTTGCTGCGCGCCGCTGCGCAATTGCGTGATGGCCTCTAAGCGGCTTGCTGCCTGGGCGCGGTCGCGGCGCGGGCTGAGCAGCCAGCTTTTCAGCGCCCGGCTGCCCATGCCGGTGGTGCAGGTGTCCAGCAGCGAGAACAGCGTGGGCGAATCCTCGCCGCGCAGGGTCTGCGTCAGTTCGAGGTTGCGCCGCGTGGCCGGCGGCAGCTCGATCAGCTCGCCCGAACGCACCACCTGCAGGCCCTGCACATGGGGCAGGGCGCGGCCCTGCGTGTGCTCGGCGTAACCCAGCAGCGCCGAGGCGGCGGCGTGCGCTTCATTCAGCCCTTCGGCGTGCCACGAGGCCAGCGAAGCGACCTTGAGCTGGTCCAGCAGGCGCCGCACGCCCAGGGCCGCGTCAAACTGCCAGGCCGGGCGGGCGCTGGCGGCGCAGCGCTGGGTTTGCAGGCGCTGCTCGAACGCGGGCGTGGCATCGACGTTGTAGAGCAGTTCGCTGGGCGCAATCCGGGCCAGCCAGGTTTCCAGCTCGCCGTTGGCGCAATGGGCCAGGTGGATCTCGCCCTGCGTCACGCTGAGCCAGGCCAGGCCGCAGGTGTTGCGCGCGCCCTGGTGCACGGCCAGCAGGATGGATTCGGTCTTGTCGCTCAGCAGTTCGGTGTCGGTCAATGTGCCGGGCGTGACCACGCGCACCACTTTTCGCTCGACCGGCCCCTTGGCCGTCGCCACGTCGCCGACCTGCTCGCAAATCGCCACCGACTCGCCCAGCTTGATGAGCTTGGCCAGGTAGCCTTCGAGCGCGTGAAACGGGATGCCCGCCATGACGACCGGTTCGCCCGCCGACTGGCCGCGTTTGGTCAGGGTGATGTCGAGCAGGCTGGAGGCTTTCTCGGCATCGGCGTAGAAAACCTCATAGAAGTCGCCCATGCGGTAGAACACCAGCGTGTCGGGATACTCGGCCTTGATGGCGTGGTACTGGGTCATCATCGGCGTGTGGGGGGCGGCCCGCACCGGTGCTTCGCCGGGTTTGAGTGTGTCTTTTTGCATTCAGTGTCTTGTCTTCATCTGGCGATGTTTTTGCGGCCTTGTCGCCCATCTTTGAGGCGTGACGGGGCGGGCGCTGCAAAGTCTTCAATTATCGCCACACTGGCGCGCGTCCTGTCGCCCTCGGGCTGTCGGCACGCCGGGCGCTTTGCGTCGCTTCCTATTCATCGCTCAGCCGCGCCGGGCGGTCGTCCACAGCGCCGCCATGACGATGAGCCCGCCGCCCAGCCAGCCCGTGATGCTCAGCCCTTCGCCCAGCCAGAGCACCGCGAACAGCGCGCCGAAGGCCGGCTCGCTGCTCGTCAGCAAGGCGACGCGGCTGGGCGATGTGCGCTGAAGCGCCCAGTTCTGCGCGAAGAAAGCAAACACGGTGCAGCCCAGCACCAGGTAGGCGCTGGTCAGCCAGAAGGCGCTGTCAAGCGGCAGCGGCGGCAGTTCGCCGGGCATCAACAAGGCCAGCAGCAGGCTGCCAAAACCGATCACGCCGGCCTGTACCGCCGTCAATGCCAGGGCTGGGGCGCTGCTGCGCCGGGTCAGCTTGCTGGTCTGGCACACCGTGATGGCGCGCAGCACGGCGGCCGTCAGCATCAAGCCATCGCCCAGGCCGAACTGCCCGGCCAGCCCGCCGCTGAGCAGGGCCGCGCCCAGCAGCGAGATGCCGGCAAACACAAACATCGCCCTGGCCGGCCGGTGGCCCAGCAGCCACCATTCGACAAAAGGCGTGAACACCACGCACAGGCTGATCAAAAACGCGGCGTTGCTGGCCTGCGTGTGCGCGACGCCAAAGGTTTCGCACAGGAAAATGCCCAGCATCAAGGCGCCCAGCGGCAGGCCGGCACGCACCGCATCCATCCTTTGCCGGCCCTTGGCGCGCAGCAGCGCCGGCAGCAGCAGGACAAACGTCAGGATGAAGCGCACGGCCAGAAAGCCCAGCACCGGGTAAAAGGCCAGCGCGCCCTTGGCCACGCCATAGCTGGTGCCCCAGACCACGGCCACCCCGAGCAGCGTCAGGTCGGATAGGCGAAGCAGGCTTCCGGGCTGCGGCAGGGTGAGGGTCGTCATGGCGAAGGCTCGTGATGGGGAACAGGCGGGAATTATTGATTCGACCGCGCAGCGTGATAATCCTGTCAAACAGAACAGAACTTGTGCGCCATGAGCATCAATAACCCACTCGATCATCTGCCCGACATGGCCGTATTTGCCCGCGTGGTGGACGCCGGCAGCTTCTCGGCCGCCGCCCGCCAGCTGGGCATCACGCCCTCGGCGGTCAGCCGGCAGGTGGCGCGGCTCGAAGGCGCGCTGCGGGTGCGCCTGCTGGAGCGAACCACCCGCAAGCTGCGCCTGACCGAGGCCGGCACGGCCGCCTACACCGGCTGCCAGGCCATGGTGGCCGCTGCGCGCGAGGTGCTGGCGCTGAGCGACACGCAGACGGCTACTGCGCGCGGGCTGGTGCGCATCAGCATGCCCAAGGCGTTCGGCCGCCTGGTGGTGCATCCGCTGATGGCGTCCTTTCTGCAGCAATACCCCGAAGTGGATGTGCAGCTCGTCATCACCGACCGCACGGTGGACCTGTTCGAGGAAAGCATCGACCTGGCCATCCGCATCACCGATGCGCCGCCGCCGGGGCTGGCCGGGCGGCCGCTGATGCGGATTCGCCACCTGGCCTGCGCCAGTCCGCAGTATCTGGCGGCGCACGGCACGCCCGGGCATCCGCGCGACCTGGCCCGGCACAGCTGCCTGTACCTGGGCGAAGACGAGCGCGACCGCCACTGGCGGTTCCGGCGCGCCGGGGACGAAGTCACGCTCAGGGTGAGCGGCCGCTACGTGGCCAACCACAGCGAAGTGCGGCTCGAAGGCGCCCTGGCGCACCTGGGCATTGCCAGCCTGCCCGAATTCACCGCCCGCGCCGCCCTGGCCGCAGGCGAACTGGTCACGGTGCTGGACGACTGGGAGCACGCGACCGACTACGCCGGCATGGCCTGGCTGCTGTACCCGCCGAACCGCTTCCTGCCGGCCAGGGTGCGCGTGTGGATTGACCACCTGGTGGCGGGCCTGCTGCCCCAATGACTGACTTAAACGCTGGCTCAAGGACGGATTGCGGCCCGCTTGTCTTCAATGGCAACACCCTTTACTTCCTGCAAGCCACTGGCGGTCTATTTCATCGTCCCGGATCAATGGGGGAGTGCTATAAATAAATGCCATCCCAATAGCTGGAAACAAGGGGTTCACTCGGCATTCAACCCAATGAAAGGGGAGTCGCAATGCGCAGTTCTTTTATATATCCCATCTTCGGCGCCGCGCTGCTGGTCTGCTCGCAGGCAGGCTTTGCGCAGGAAGCATCGGTCAAGATCACGTCCCCGCTGGAGGGCGCCAAGCTCGATACCATGGCCAAGACCCCGGTTGCCTACGAAGTCATGCCCGGCCCCAAGGGCGACCATGTGCATCTCTACGTGGACAACAAGGAAGCGGCCATCCTGCGCCAGCTCAAGGGCAGCTACACGCTGACCAGCCTGGCGTCCGGCCCGCACGACATCTGCGTCAAGGTCGTGGACAAGGGCCACACGCCCATCGGCGTGGAGCAGTGCGTCAAGGTGAGCGTCAACTAGCCTTCATGCGGTCGCCCTCATGGAGCTGCAAAACCTGAGCTATGCGGCCATCCAGGTGGTGCATAACTTCGGCGCCGTCGCCGTGGTCGGCAGCGCCGCCTGTGCGCTATGGCTGGGGCCGCAGTTCACCGGGATGCGCAAGCTGGCATGGCTGATGCTGGCCGGATGGGCCGCGCAGGCGGCCAGCGGCGGGGCTTTTGGCTTTGTCAGCTGGCTTTATTACGGACGCTTCCCGGACATCCACGGCATCGCGGTTGCCGCGCTGCTGGTCAAGATGGCCTGCGCTGCGGCGGGCTTCGGGCTGGCCGCCACGTATATTTACCGTGGCTCCGGGTGGAGCCCGCGGGCAGGGCAAGCGACTTGGCGCGCGCTCGCCGCGCTGGCCGCGACGGCGCTGACCGCCGCTGCGGTGCTGCGCTGGTTTTCGTGAGGCTCGGGCTTGGTCCCGCTGACCAATTTCATGCCTAAAAATGCCTCTTGCGCATGCCAGATATGCATCTGTTGCTATCAAATATGAAGTAGTTGATGGTTTTTGCGTAACTGTAGCTGCCGCTCGGACGACTCACCCATGCATTAAAAAATGAATGGCCTGGGTTAAATTGCCACAAGGCGCATGTCACGTTGAATCCTGGCTTCAACCAGGGGTTTGTGTCATGAGAATAATCGAAAACACAAAATGTAACATGTCAGACATAATCAAACATGCCTGATTTGAGGCAGCCATGAATGCATGGGTGCCTACTCCGCCTTGGCGGAATAATCCCTGTTTTTCAAGCGGTTGAATCGGCTTGGGATTTTTAAATCAGATTAAAAAAGGTGATTTCCCATTCCCATTCACCGGGCACGAAAAACGGGAATGAATGGCATTGAGGGTGCTGAAAAGTCCTTTGATGCACCGCTTTATTGAGAAGCATAAAAAGACTCGCAGGCGGTATGCAGTAAGTATCAAGCGCTAGTATTTAAATAGCAAGTAGGTGACTTTGGCAGCCACTCGGGCCGATGGCGGATTTCAGCGCGTATCTTCAATAAAGTCCATGCCCATTCGCGTCAGGCTTCACCTCTCAAGACCGCATGCCAAGAGTGGCAAATGGGCAGAGATTCCAGGCGTATAACGGCTACCCAGCTCAATACTGCAGAAGCTCGAAATTCGGCTCCTTGCAGACATAATTAATTACGAAAAGAATTGTAAATTTGTAATCAGGAGCGCCAATTGAACCAATTCAACGGTTATCTCTGGATGGCAGTGTTCGGTACCTTTGGTACGGTTGTCGTTGCTGCATTGCTCTACGCATGGCTTGCCCGGCGTGCACTGCATATTCAGCAATCGATTTTCGCCAACTGGCCGCTGTCCGAACGCCCGCTGGTCAACACCGAGGAATGCCAGGTTTTGCACTGGATGTGCAAAACCTTCCCCATGCATCAGGTCAACATCAAGATTCCGGTCACACGCTTTACCCAGCCTCTTGAACGCAGGCAGGGAGAAAGCCTGCACAAAATACTGGACGGGGTGTACTGCACTTTTACAGTCTGCTCGCCAGACGGACATGTCGTGGGTTGCGCGGACGTCATGGGGGCCAATGGCCTGGCAAGCAGAAACCGGCAGCTCAAGCAAGCCTTGCTGGCCAAGTGCGGCATTGCTTATTGCGTTCTCAAACCCGTCAGTTTGCCGGCGCAAGCCGCGATTCGCAGCGATTTTTTGGGCGAAACCGTTCCCGCCGAACCCGTGTTCAAAATCAAGCCTCGCGAAGAACGCCATCGGGAACTTGAAGAAGCGCTGCTGGCCGAAGCCCGGCTCAAGCTCAGCACGGTGCTAACCCGGCAACGCCGTATCCGCGACAGCGAGTTCGCGCCCCTGGCGGCGAATTCATGCAGCCATGCAGTGGCGCACGCCTCCCAAGGCAGCTTTGAGGAAGTCGATGCCAGCGGCCACGGCATGCTTTCGGGCTGGCAACACAATTCTTTCCTTGCACCGCTGGAAAGCCGGCCCCGCTAGTTTGGTTTTTTCGGATGATGCGGCAATGGCTTCAGACCTGCACGCGGCTGGCCGCCAGCCGCAACTCCCTGGCCATGGCGCAGGCCAGTTGCAGGCGGCGCAGCAGCCAGGGCGTCAGGTCGGCGGCCACCAGCATGTCGGGCCGCTCCAGGTAGGGCTGGCCTGCAATGCTGAAGCTGGCCGGGTTGTCAGCCGGTGTGGCGGGCGCTGTGCTGGAGAGTTCGGCTTCAATGCATTGGGCGGCGCGCTCCAGCGCGGGCGTGGCCAGCGCCAGGTCAAGCTGGCCGCGCCGCAGCAGCAATAAAGACTTGACGGCCGTCAACTGGGCCAGCAACTGGTAGCTGCGCGCCTGCAGCGCTTCGAGCGGCTCCAGCGGCGGGCGCACCTGGCGCGGCTCGGCCAGACTGCGCTGGGTGGCCAGCGTCAGCGCCGACAGGCTGTCGTAGGCTTCGCGGCGCGCCAGCCGCCAGTTCACATCCGAGGTTTGCGACGTGTCCAGCAGCGCCAGCGCCAGTTTGGCATGCTGGCCCTGCGCCTGCATGCTGCGCTTGACCAGGCCCGGGATCTGGCTGCGCTCCCACGACGGCAGCACATAGCTGAACAGCCACGCCAGCAGCGCGCCGAGCAGCGTGTCGGCCAGCCGCTCGCCAATCGCGAACGTGGGCCGCAGGCCGACCAGCAGCAGATGCGCCTGCAGCAGGCCGCTGACCGTGGCTGCAATCGTCGTGTACAGGTAGCGGCGCAGGGCAAACGCATGCGCGATGCCGGTGCTCAGGGCCACCACCAGGAACAGCATTTTGGCGCCCGGATGGGTCATCAGCAGGGCCATCACCAGCAGGCAGCCGAGCACCGTGCCGGCAACGCGCGCATTGCGGCGCTGAACGGTCTGCGCCAGGTTGCCGCGCATCACGACGACGATGGTGATCAATATCCAGTATTCGTGCGTGGCCCACGGCAGGTGCAGCGAGATTGCATAGCCTGCCGCCACCGCCAGCGTGGCCCGCAGCGCATAGCGCAGCGTGGGTGCGCGCCAGCTCAGTTGGCCGAGCAGCGGTTTGCCGCTCCATTGGGTGGTGCCGACGAACAGCTGCCACTGGCTGCGCACCAGACTCAGCTCGGGCGCCACGTCGCCACGCGCCAGCGCCGCGAGCTTGACCGCCTCGTCGTTGATGTGGCCAATGCGATCGGCCATGTTGCGCAGCAAGGCGGGCACATCGGGTGCATCGGTGCGCATGGGCTGGGGCACCAGCGGCGGGCTTGCGGCCGTGCGCGGCGGCAGGGCGCCGGCCAGTTGCGGGCGCAGGTCGGGAATCGGGCGAATCGATGGCTGGCTGCGGCCGAGCAGCAAAGCCATGCCCAGCGCCTGCAACTCGTCAGCGGTGTCGTTCAGGGCCTGATGCAAGGCGGGCAGGTGCGGCGCGGTGGCCTGCTGCTCCAGCAGCACATCGAGGTCCAGGTCGCAGGCCAGCTGGTGGTCGCGCGCCTCCAGCAGGCTCAGCAGCATGGCGGCGTATTGCTGGCGCGGGCGCGTGGTGGGCGACTCCAGCACCACGTTGCGGGTGTCCTGCAGCTGGTCGGCAAAGTTGGCCTGCTGGTCCAGCATGGCTTCGAGCAGCGCCTGGTGGTCGGGCTCGG comes from Polaromonas naphthalenivorans CJ2 and encodes:
- the mutS gene encoding DNA mismatch repair protein MutS, yielding MQKDTLKPGEAPVRAAPHTPMMTQYHAIKAEYPDTLVFYRMGDFYEVFYADAEKASSLLDITLTKRGQSAGEPVVMAGIPFHALEGYLAKLIKLGESVAICEQVGDVATAKGPVERKVVRVVTPGTLTDTELLSDKTESILLAVHQGARNTCGLAWLSVTQGEIHLAHCANGELETWLARIAPSELLYNVDATPAFEQRLQTQRCAASARPAWQFDAALGVRRLLDQLKVASLASWHAEGLNEAHAAASALLGYAEHTQGRALPHVQGLQVVRSGELIELPPATRRNLELTQTLRGEDSPTLFSLLDTCTTGMGSRALKSWLLSPRRDRAQAASRLEAITQLRSGAQQTLRTQLKGCSDVERITARIALRQVRPRELVALQLTLQKAELLTPVDSAQIPLLTTIFEDLQPPLGCAELLGQCILDEPAALIRDGGVINHGLDAELDELRAIQTNCDGFLLDLEIREKARTGIANLRVQFNKVHGFYIEVTQGQLDKVPADYRRRQTLKNAERYITPELKTFEDKALSAQERALAREKWLYEQLLDQLQEFVPALSRLARAIAALDALCALAERSLTLNWCAPVFVKEPCIAIGQGRHPVVEARLAETGGGAFIANDCSLTGKSRMQMITGPNMGGKSTYMRQVALIVLLASVGSYVPASACRLGPIDAIHTRIGAADDVANAQSTFMLEMLEAAQILHAATPYSLVLMDEIGRGTSTFDGLALAGGIAAYLHNKAQAFTLFATHYFELTEFAAQHHGAMNVHVSAVESGSDIVFLHHIEPGPASKSYGIAVAKLAGVPAAVVNHARHALAALEAQQSQASAQVDLFAAPPEAPASGQTAIDKALASIDPDILSPREALEALYQLKKLASAA
- a CDS encoding DMT family transporter, translated to MTTLTLPQPGSLLRLSDLTLLGVAVVWGTSYGVAKGALAFYPVLGFLAVRFILTFVLLLPALLRAKGRQRMDAVRAGLPLGALMLGIFLCETFGVAHTQASNAAFLISLCVVFTPFVEWWLLGHRPARAMFVFAGISLLGAALLSGGLAGQFGLGDGLMLTAAVLRAITVCQTSKLTRRSSAPALALTAVQAGVIGFGSLLLALLMPGELPPLPLDSAFWLTSAYLVLGCTVFAFFAQNWALQRTSPSRVALLTSSEPAFGALFAVLWLGEGLSITGWLGGGLIVMAALWTTARRG
- a CDS encoding LysR family transcriptional regulator, whose amino-acid sequence is MSINNPLDHLPDMAVFARVVDAGSFSAAARQLGITPSAVSRQVARLEGALRVRLLERTTRKLRLTEAGTAAYTGCQAMVAAAREVLALSDTQTATARGLVRISMPKAFGRLVVHPLMASFLQQYPEVDVQLVITDRTVDLFEESIDLAIRITDAPPPGLAGRPLMRIRHLACASPQYLAAHGTPGHPRDLARHSCLYLGEDERDRHWRFRRAGDEVTLRVSGRYVANHSEVRLEGALAHLGIASLPEFTARAALAAGELVTVLDDWEHATDYAGMAWLLYPPNRFLPARVRVWIDHLVAGLLPQ
- a CDS encoding PDDEXK family nuclease, with the translated sequence MNQFNGYLWMAVFGTFGTVVVAALLYAWLARRALHIQQSIFANWPLSERPLVNTEECQVLHWMCKTFPMHQVNIKIPVTRFTQPLERRQGESLHKILDGVYCTFTVCSPDGHVVGCADVMGANGLASRNRQLKQALLAKCGIAYCVLKPVSLPAQAAIRSDFLGETVPAEPVFKIKPREERHRELEEALLAEARLKLSTVLTRQRRIRDSEFAPLAANSCSHAVAHASQGSFEEVDASGHGMLSGWQHNSFLAPLESRPR
- a CDS encoding FUSC family protein; translation: MNRHPADPTFLARLSTRLQGKAHNALRVALSQYVTNGLSVALGLVLIMLALFESAGLAAAASAAVGVIITSLPDVPSPRRRKIMQVLPAPVLGTPLFMLVQLTRQDALLLGSVLVGGTFLAVMMMAWGKRGGPICFSLLFSMLFSMAAPPMNSLEEVLLHTGWFATGAGLYLLWAVLTTHLLNQRFRAQLLAECLHSFASILRIQARRFGPEPDHQALLEAMLDQQANFADQLQDTRNVVLESPTTRPRQQYAAMLLSLLEARDHQLACDLDLDVLLEQQATAPHLPALHQALNDTADELQALGMALLLGRSQPSIRPIPDLRPQLAGALPPRTAASPPLVPQPMRTDAPDVPALLRNMADRIGHINDEAVKLAALARGDVAPELSLVRSQWQLFVGTTQWSGKPLLGQLSWRAPTLRYALRATLAVAAGYAISLHLPWATHEYWILITIVVVMRGNLAQTVQRRNARVAGTVLGCLLVMALLMTHPGAKMLFLVVALSTGIAHAFALRRYLYTTIAATVSGLLQAHLLLVGLRPTFAIGERLADTLLGALLAWLFSYVLPSWERSQIPGLVKRSMQAQGQHAKLALALLDTSQTSDVNWRLARREAYDSLSALTLATQRSLAEPRQVRPPLEPLEALQARSYQLLAQLTAVKSLLLLRRGQLDLALATPALERAAQCIEAELSSTAPATPADNPASFSIAGQPYLERPDMLVAADLTPWLLRRLQLACAMARELRLAASRVQV